A single Brassica rapa cultivar Chiifu-401-42 chromosome A04, CAAS_Brap_v3.01, whole genome shotgun sequence DNA region contains:
- the LOC103864375 gene encoding E3 ubiquitin-protein ligase WAVH1 — MISGWRRAFCTSIPKERHDEDDSNCVLDSPEDQRFRHKPSSKFGFFSTPSTPRSVSGTYSLRCRTSAATAVATATPSASLPSTPKLTCRTTTAESTPATTPTRNSSLVSSPASFSLLKSKLRFNKAKSSNQCGICSQSVKPGQGTAIFTAECSHTFHFPCVTSRAAADHNRLVTCPVCGSSLLPETRNYGKPGSQTGQETSRLKVYNDDEPLISSPMSPAGFHTILESDENEDGEFTGFSVNTPSPLTAKLLTDDSLRNVEVKLSPESAIVAAVKGYETYSVVMKVKSPPLTTARRLPVDLVIVLDVAGRLESLKRTMKLLISNLKETDRLSIVAFSSSSKRLLPLRRMTANGRRSARRIVDIISVSGAGVACNGGGITANDALKKAVKVLEDRRQKNPFATVFVLTDRQAHQAQLAYSKIPVVWLGAWDHAVSEDAFARSINGYLSLSVQDLGLSLGLVSGSGQGEITAVYSLSGRPAWLGTGSVRLGDMYAGEERALLVEIKAPVSSSTTSRSHRILTVRSRYVDPTTQEIRNPEDRALLIPYPVTVRSSSNPNIGRLRNLHVSTRAVAESRRLIERNNYSGAERLLTSARALLVQYGLSSSDTCLRGLDAELADLNGVRGRQLTSSLESLEPLTPTSAWKAAERLAKVAKMRKHMNRVSDLHGFENARF, encoded by the coding sequence ATGATAAGCGGCTGGAGAAGAGCCTTTTGCACTTCCATACCCAAAGAGAGACACGACGAAGACGACAGCAACTGTGTTCTTGATTCACCGGAGGACCAACGTTTCCGACACAAACCCTCTTCCAAGTTCGGTTTTTTCTCAACTCCATCCACCCCTCGTTCTGTTTCCGGCACCTACAGCCTCCGTTGCCGGACTTCTGCAGCCACCGCCGTCGCCACCGCCACACCTTCTGCGTCTCTTCCCTCAACTCCAAAACTAACGTGCAGAACAACCACCGCCGAATCAACTCCAGCCACAACTCCGACGAGAAACAGTAGCCTCGTTTCTTCTCCGGCGAGCTTCTCCCTCCTCAAATCAAAACTCCGATTCAACAAGGCGAAGAGTAGCAACCAATGTGGAATCTGCTCACAGAGCGTGAAACCAGGTCAAGGCACGGCGATTTTCACGGCGGAGTGCTCACACACGTTTCATTTCCCCTGCGTGACGTCACGTGCCGCAGCGGATCATAACCGGCTCGTCACGTGTCCGGTTTGCGGATCTTCGCTGTTGCCTGAAACTCGAAATTACGGTAAACCGGGTTCTCAAACCGGACAAGAGACCAGCCGGTTAAAAGTTTACAACGACGACGAGCCTTTAATCTCATCTCCTATGTCTCCCGCTGGTTTCCACACGATACTCGAATCCGACGAAAACGAAGACGGCGAGTTCACTGGATTCTCCGTTAATACGCCGTCACCTTTAACGGCGAAGCTATTAACGGATGATTCTTTAAGAAACGTGGAGGTTAAGCTCTCGCCGGAATCTGCGATCGTTGCGGCGGTGAAAGGTTACGAGACTTACTCCGTCGTTATGAAGGTGAAATCTCCGCCCCTTACGACGGCGCGTAGGTTACCGGTGGATTTGGTTATCGTTTTAGACGTGGCCGGGAGGTTAGAATCGCTGAAGCGAACGATGAAGCTCCTGATTTCGAATCTTAAGGAGACGGATCGTTTATCCATCGTCGCGTTTTCGTCGAGCTCGAAACGGTTGTTGCCGTTACGGAGGATGACGGCGAACGGGAGGAGATCAGCAAGAAGAATCGTGGATATCATCTCCGTCTCCGGCGCCGGAGTCGCTTGTAACGGCGGAGGAATAACCGCGAACGACGCGTTGAAGAAGGCGGTGAAGGTGTTGGAGGATCGCCGGCAGAAAAACCCTTTCGCCACCGTCTTCGTTTTAACGGACCGTCAGGCCCATCAGGCCCAATTAGCGTATTCTAAAATTCCCGTCGTGTGGCTCGGCGCGTGGGATCACGCGGTTTCAGAGGACGCCTTTGCGAGAAGTATCAACGGTTATTTGAGTTTGTCTGTTCAGGATCTCGGTTTAAGCCTCGGGTTGGTGTCTGGGTCGGGTCAGGGAGAGATTACTGCCGTCTACTCTCTTTCGGGTCGACCCGCCTGGCTTGGAACCGGTTCGGTCCGGTTAGGTGATATGTACGCTGGAGAAGAGAGAGCGTTGCTCGTGGAAATCAAAGCGCCGGTTAGCTCTTCCACTACGAGTAGGTCCCACAGAATCCTGACCGTTCGATCTCGTTACGTGGACCCCACAACTCAAGAAATAAGAAACCCGGAAGATCGGGCGCTTCTGATTCCTTATCCTGTAACCGTACGATCATCATCCAATCCGAACATCGGAAGGCTCAGAAACCTCCACGTCAGCACTCGAGCCGTTGCGGAGTCTCGGCGGCTCATAGAGCGCAACAATTACTCTGGAGCTGAAAGATTGCTGACGTCGGCTCGAGCCTTGCTGGTGCAGTACGGCTTGAGCTCGAGTGATACGTGCTTACGTGGCTTAGACGCTGAGCTTGCGGATCTTAACGGTGTGAGAGGAAGACAGTTGACGTCATCATTGGAGAGTTTGGAGCCGCTTACTCCAACGTCGGCTTGGAAAGCGGCGGAGAGATTGGCGAAAGTGGCGAAGATGAGGAAACATATGAACAGAGTCAGTGACTTGCATGGGTTCGAAAACGCTAGATTTTAG